In one window of Tachypleus tridentatus isolate NWPU-2018 chromosome 2, ASM421037v1, whole genome shotgun sequence DNA:
- the LOC143245299 gene encoding alpha-(1,3)-fucosyltransferase C-like, giving the protein MKLPRIFDKARIFLLFLTIVIILASFLSFSIHIDFHIRPSNFHFRQSGDLVQSSKDPGSTGEPYGESGAAVKTVLLWTTFFSEKDYLPSTDKMQCTERRCSLTSNRRVLNQSDALVFHWADYLFNDIPAIRLSHQRWILFVLESPHNTGSLDHFNDMINWTATFRLDSDIVTPYGHVQKTTNRSVTLEPVSRDHASNKTKMVVWFVSNCKTVGNREGYVSELKQYVPVDVYGLCGEKSCQPRMSKVCYNDVAREYRFYLSFENSICQDYVTEKFFHILQTDMVPVVFGGGNYSELAPPKSFINALEFATPKDLADYLIYLSQNTTEYNSYFRWKQMHAMGGYHWVCELCRKLHDSTEGPSTYQEIDKWWKTQASCKSWSKAQGLLSV; this is encoded by the coding sequence ATGAAACTGCCTCGTATATTTGACAAAGCTAGAATATTTCTACTATTTTtaacaattgttattattttagctTCGTTTTTGTCGTTTTCTATCCATATCGATTTTCACATCCGTCCCTCGAATTTCCACTTTAGACAATCCGGTGATTTGGTTCAGTCTTCAAAAGATCCAGGATCAACAGGTGAACCTTATGGAGAATCAGGAGCAGCTGTGAAAACAGTCTTGTTATGGACGACTTTCTTCTCTGAAAAAGATTATCTTCCTTCGACGGATAAGATGCAGTGTACTGAACGTAGGTGTTCGCTAACATCCAATCGTCGAGTTCTGAATCAAAGTGATGCATTAGTGTTTCATTGGGCAGATTATCTGTTCAACGATATTCCAGCCATTCGGTTGTCCCATCAACGATGGATTTTATTCGTCCTGGAATCCCCACACAACACGGGATCCTTGGATCACTTTAACGACATGATAAACTGGACCGCTACCTTCCGCCTAGATTCGGACATAGTAACTCCTTACGGTCACGTTCAAAAAACTACCAATCGTAGCGTTACCTTGGAACCCGTGTCTCGTGACCACGCTTCGAATAAAACCAAGATGGTGGTCTGGTTTGTGAGCAACTGTAAAACTGTTGGAAATCGAGAAGGTTACGTCAGCGAATTGAAGCAATACGTGCCCGTGGACGTATACGGATTATGTGGAGAGAAAAGTTGCCAACCAAGGATGTCTAAGGTTTGTTATAACGATGTAGCCAGAGAATATcggttttatttatcttttgaaaatTCCATTTGTCAAGACTACGTCACAGAGAAATTCTTTCACATTTTACAAACAGATATGGTCCCGGTAGTGTTCGGTGGTGGGAACTACAGCGAACTAGCTCCACCTAAATCCTTTATTAATGCTCTGGAATTTGCGACACCTAAAGATCTAGctgattatttaatatatttatcacaGAACACTACTGAATATAACAGTTATTTTAGGTGGAAACAGATGCATGCCATGGGTGGCTATCACTGGGTGTGTGAATTATGCCGGAAGCTTCACGACTCGACAGAAGGGCCCTCTACCTACCAAGAAATTGATAAGTGGTGGAAAACGCAAGCCAGTTGTAAAAGTTGGAGCAAAGCCCAAGGCCTTCTATCTGTTTGA